caagtatatctccctctttccctctACGTACAATcttagcgtcgcgacgctgcgCGACGGTGGAACCCGCAGAGATCCCCTTTCGCCAGAAGTTGAAGTAGGTGATCGCTACAAAAGTCGTATCTATGCGCATACCTTTGATTCATATAAAGAGTTCGTGTTGTACACTGCGTATGAACTGCACAGCACGTATACAATGTGGATTACTTACGTCGCGGCGACTTTCGTCGGCTGGGTCGTACTTGCATGTATATAACATTCAACAACTCGTGTATATGAGCTTTATATCTACAACTGGACGGTGAAGTCAGGTTGGTCAGgttcgtcgcgtcgcgtgGGTACCGTTCAAGTGAGCAACGTTGCAGAAACTTGTTGCTGACAACCCCGAGAACGCCCGTGTGGACGTCTGTCTTTTGCTGCAGCTCATGCCGTTGCAggacgccaaaaaaaaaagaaagaaattcaactAAATCTGCCGCAGGTTGGGCCCTGCATACGTATAATTCTAAAATTTTATACCACCGTACGAAATTCGTGCAGATCGAAtcgacagaaatttttttccatcgatgtTGCCAAAAACGAGAAAGCCCACTCGTAAATTATATCACTATGAGATCTATGTTGCAAATCGCGTGATATGATACCGATTTGGACGAAGATAAAGAATCTCAAATGAAATTGTATCATTGAAGTCTTATGCGTACAATATGGAATGGAATTACTGTTATCGAGTGAActggataaatatttatgtatatcgatcgattttaaaacaTATAACCGTATGCATGTAGTAAAAACGTGATTTGAGTACCGGTCAGCGGACTATATGGTATAAACTAGCCTGCCGGACTCTCGGTGAATTTAtatcatataggtatgtgtgtatcgttttattttctcaacaaaATTGAGGTCGCGTATATATCAAAGAGCGTCGAAATGCGTGGttataaatgtacgtatacgcggtataaggtacggtataacgtatgtacggtatatacacgatgtcaattttcatttctttcttttctcccatCGCTACAAATTCTCGCGGGTCGCAAATATACACACGCTATACGAGTATACGTATGGTGTTATACATGCACAATAATTTGCATTTGAAACGTCGATCCTTCATATATCTCGGATAActagaattaaataaaattcgacgaaTGTCTACCCATACGATTAATATGTAGCTAAATCTACATATAAAAGTATACAGCAGCTGAGTAGTAACATGTGGAATAGCCGGTtgggagattaaaaaattcaaataacagGTATACGGAAAAGAGGATATTAGATTTGCCAGTGCATGCATAGCAGTAGAGGCATGCATGAATTGACAGCGTTAAATTTACgtttattgattatttattcatatcaaATGACATAAGATTCCACGTTACACGATGGATTCGATGATAATTTATTCCTACAATGTGTACCCCACGTGTtggatacatatgtacatgtatttgACGCGCGTGCAGCGGTTATCGACTTGTATAACTTATGGAATTTAGGTTGTGACTTTGTTGACCTTATctatcgtatgtacgtacgtacgaatagtCTTACTAGGTTTGATTCTTGCCGGATTCCGACTATCGATCACGCGGTACCAAAACCTGAACATACACCGGCGATGTGGGCCGTTCCATGCCTAATTATGCGTTAATTAAAAAGCGGACAACATCGGTCTAGAAGTGATCCTGAACCTACAACAGGATGTGATCGAAATTGATCCTCTGTACTTTTTACAGACAACGATATCAATGTCCCATAAATTTCAACAGAATCCGAACTTTATTTCGATTGTTTTTCAGACGAtgggtgtttctttttttttctcgtgtataGGATCTGTTTTATCAGGGTATAAAAGGGAAGAGGAGATAGGGATCGTGGATTTTCTCGAAAACATGCGGTACGTACGAAGGAAGGAACTTATTGCGGGCGTAGCATTTGTTCGACAAAGATGAATGCCTTACAAGTCGATAATGATTCATGTTTAAACCATGAAAGTCAAATAAATTACAAGATGGAGATTACAGCAGTTCGTTTCGGCAACTGGTTTAATGCATAAACTTTCGGCACAGAAGTATTATACCGCGCTGTACTAAAGTCCAAACTTGCAAGAGAGATCAGCAAACTCCAAACTACATCGCAGCACCGCAGTGCACACGCTGGGGGATGTCATGACTGAATTTAAATGCCCTGACCACCGGTCATCCGGCTATAGGTATACTCTTCGTATCCTATATAGCTAACAAACCGTAAAGGGATAACGTTGATTGCGCTACCCTGGTGCTCGTGCAACAGGACGGTCTGATTACACATCCCCTCTCGTTAGctcatctttttatttcgttttttttttttttttttttggatttctcttttcttttttttttcatccataaaTTCTCCTCCATGAAAACTTGAGCTTACAGCGattctctttcattctctaAATAAGACGCACGCGCCCACGGTTGTATAGTTTCTTTCTGTTATCCGCTCCGCAGAGATGCCGCGGCAGCAGGTTCACTGAACGGCACCCGAAATCTAccgtcaaagaaaaaaacaaaacggaagaagataagaaaaataaagagaaaaaaaaaaacaaaacaaaacgtattgaaacaaaaaaagaaaataatcgagcgAACGGTTTTGTTTCGTTGATCCGCGATGCGCGTGTAGTTATCGGCGGTCCACAAGCCACGGGACCACGAGCCACTAGACATGGGACACGAGACACGAGACGTCGCGGGATGTAGGGTACCAAGAGGACGGCAAACCGGGAACCCGCGGAGTCCGCGGAGCCCCGCGTCTTCTTATATACTAGTTTTCTGTACACACATACCCGCGGTACCGACACacattacgtgtatatataccgtcgTGTTTCTAAATACACAAGCAGAGAGGACTCGACGTTATATACCACATAATGCTATACCTAAACAGTTAGGGGGAAAGAGGAGATCGCGGTGGCTGGAGTGGCAGCATCAGGCGCGTACAGAGCCGTACAGAGCCGTCCGCCCTGCGGCCACTGCATTCCAAGGGCTGCCCAAACGAAAacctatattttatatacctgcCCCTCTCTACCCTTCTGTGTTGGTGACTCCCCACTTTCAATGGTGACCATCAGGGCCACGCTATACCCGCCATCCATTTCGTCcacaggtaggtaggtataaataCGGTTAACGCACACTTATATAGAAGACCTTAGGCTTGAAGAGAGCGACCCTCTTTTGCCCTCCGATCATCGCCCCCTCGTCACACTGTACTACCGGTAGTATAAACAGATACCCGGGTTTGGTCCGAGAAGGATTTAGAGCTGTGTAATTAATCTGTCCTTTAGCTGAAAAACTGCAACAATCTTGCCGTTCTGTTATACAccttatttatgtatattaacaCATTTATAGGCGCAGGTTGTCCCGAGGATGAATTAATACTGTAATACATTTAAGTATGCACCGGGTAAAACGCAGGCAAATTTACGcagtgtttttttgttttttaatttacttttgcattttttgttttttcaatttcaacgcGAACGCGATCCAGTGGTCAGATtgtcaaaatgaaaaagaggtaTTAAAAGTGTTGCAACATGTACACCGAAGGAGAAAATCGTGCTCATGCTATCCCCATCGTGtttcggtataggtataaggtaaaaaaaaatcacgtattTATGAGCGAACACCACCGATCTTCTCCTTCATCGTCTGAAGACCTGCTTCTGTTGATTCAGGCGCGCGAACACAATTTTGACGTACAGGTCAAAACCGCGTCTGATAGTGCTTCTCCTTTAACGGGTGTCTGAAGTACGCAACAGTCAACATCGGTGTACACGATTGTCATGATCAAAGTTGACTATTTTTAATgacttgaaatgaaaaataaatttttctcagctGTGAAGTTTTGGAAAGAAATTATCTtaactttttaattttcctctGTATTGTCTTATCCATATGAAATATGTAGGTACACGGTAATTCACGGGCAAAATACATGCCTAATTTGCACCACCCTCAGAATGATGTGGGTATACGTTCGAAAgaggtttattttttctttgtgctGAAGATCATCCACCTCTCTGTGTAAACATAATCATATGGATATCAAAGATCGTTGGATCACGTATCGGGTTGCGAACCGAACACGATACATCTTCGGTAATATCGAGATGGCaatgaaaaaaggacaaaaaattacaataaaatacCCACCAAAATGAGGAATCGTTGAATTGGAGGGAATGAaaacttgtgaaaaaaaaccattcggAAAGGTGGTAGTATGTACTTCGTGCCGATATCTTTATGGACTAAATGCGAGTCAAACGTGCTGTTTGGCGCGCAGCTGCACTTTGTAATTAGATATACGACTGAATTTTAATAGCGGAACGTAAGATTATTCCATTCGAAAATATTAACGTATCCGTTTagcaagtatatatataaaaaaaatgtttttactGCACCACAAATTCCTGACGGCCTTCTCAATGTCAGTCCATTATAACATAATCCCAGGGGATAATATAGACCGCATAGGGTCTCTttaatcgcaaatttttatGGGGATAGCTTCTAGACCAATTgtctttaataatttttctaatagaATAGTATAAATTTGGTGATATGCATGCATAATTGGAGAATAATATGCGGAACtgtggataaataaattaaatgattaACTTGATAAAAGATTAACAATTCTTACACTCATATTTTTAGCGTGCTGCAGGTGGAAATAGAAGTATACGTTTTTCCACGTTATCTTCTAGACACATGCTACAATCATATACGAAATGAGATGAAACGTTGGTAGTTGAGTTTAAATATATTTAGGAAACAGTTATGCgttttcattgttattttgtaattcatattcaaaaaatttgatctgCAAGATGTATTATaatcgtacgtatatctcaCAACACAAAACTTCATCGTATAACATCGTTGTAGAGAAACTTTCACAAAACTTTGCCTTATAGAAATTACGCGTTAAATCGTgctgatatatattttcattcataattcgTATTTATAAATGAACTTTACACACGAAAATTAAACTCGCGAAGATTTACTCTCCGTAATACATAGATATCAGTATCACATATCCCGCAACAACAAAGTGGCTTCAAACACTGCTCTCAAAGATAAATTCACAGTCTTATCGATATACATTGTTCGATCGACTCTAAAGCAGATCTGTCAATTACTTACAACAGAGGGCTCTCCGCAGCATCCCAGTTTGGTCCAGGAGGCTTCGAGCATTCGGTTTATTTAAACAAAAAGTATTAGCAACGCCCTCCCTCGGATTTATCAGCAATAAAAGCTTTAGGGAGAAATTAAGTCTGAGGCGGACCTGTTTATTTGgggttttaatttttaaatggACTGAAGCTTTGGTGACACAGGAACACGTCAAACTTCAAGTTATCAGGAAAAGGCATTTTCAGAAAAGCAGCCGTATTACTGTCGTCGGCATTTGAGGCAGCAATAAAAGCAGCTGGGTGTTTGTGAATGACAAGAGTGGGATACAATTCCTGATCGTTGAAGTTTGATCGAGATTGTTCAAGGATTATTGAAACGTTGAATTTTATgatttggaaatatttcatttagaAAATGGGTAAGTATTCTTCGGCGGCGATATTTGCTCGCTGAACACGTCATCTCATTAGTTCTAAGATAAACAAACTCGGCCTGATTGTTGCTGTCGGTTTTGTCGTTTGTGTTAAATTGATGATTTTTAGATATgcttaatttttaatcatgcAGGAGGGTTATTAAGTTATTTTCGCAACTTGCTTGGTAGTCGGGAGATGCGCATTTTGATTCTCGGTTTGGATGGCGCTGGAAAAACCACAATTCTTTACAGGTTGGTTCCTTGGCTAATACTACCTCTTATTTGCTTGATTGAGGTTTGAACTCTACGTCTGAATTGTCTCACCATTTCATAGGTTACAGGTTGGGGAAGTCGTGACAACAATTCCAACCATAGGATTCAACGTTGAACAAGTCACTTACAAGAATCTTAAATTTCAAGTTTGGGACCTCGGTGGTCAGACAAGTATACGGTATGAAGTGTTTTCCATTACCATCCGGTTGAATGCCAAATGATACTGAAAATTGTCACTTTCAGACCTTACTGGCGATGTTATTACTCTAACACAGATGCAATTATTTACGTGGTGGATTCAGCAGATAGAGACCGAATAGGGATATCAAAAGATGAGCTGATTTACATGTTAGGTGTAAGTATGgttcgaaacattttttttttttttttttactataaaattaaaaacatttcCAAATCATATCAAGACAATTCATATGACTGCCATTTGATTTTGATTCGCTTCCAATATTTTTAATCAGCCAAGTTCGAGTTTGATGGCATGGAAGCTTCTGAAAACTATAATAAGCTAACATTTTTGATAATTCTTGAAGGAGGATGAGCTGCAGGGGGCGATCCTCGTTGTCCTGGCGAATAAACAAGATATGGCCGGGTGTTTGAGTGTAGCTGAGGTCCACCAGGCTCTTGGTTTGGACGCATTGAAAAACAGaacatttcaaatattcaaaacgTCAGCAACCAAAGGAGAAGGACTGGACATGGCGATGGACTGGCTATCGAATGCACTGCAAAGTAGGAAATGATTGACGTTAATCCAAAGCTTACATCATTCGAGCCTTATTATAAGACTAGTCATATGACTGTCACCTGATCGAAGTGTCTTCGTGTGGTGCAAGATGCCTCATTTAGATTTTGATACTTATTTAttatgttgaaatatttttacattctCCGCATCCCTCCCCAAGAGTGCAAAGAAATAGATAACATGAATAAATTTGGTAAATTGTTTGGACGAATGGTAAAATCCTACAAGCCTCCCTTAATCTGCTCTTACTCATCATTTTTAAAACAGGGAATGAAAGCTGAGTGAATGGCAATAATTGTTTTTCCATGACAACAATCCACAAAATAGTCCTGAATTGTTATCATCAAATAATAAGGTTCACTTACATTTGTTAAAACTGTACAGACTATTGTACAGACTCATGAgtaatcaaaaaatatctcaacaAAGACCAGAACTTTAATACGAGTTATATAATTCACCGAATCACCAAAGAGCGAATGTATCATAAAAATTCACAGCGGGATATGTGAAATAAGTAAATCACATCTAAAATGAAGGTACACCACATGAAGCACTTGATCTTATAATTAAATATAGTGATCACATTGATTGGCTGGTTGTAATGATAAGCAATGCTTTTATAAAGGAATAAGGTGAGAGAATTGTTTAATATTGAAAACTTCGATACGTGATCCGGCATGAGCATATGACCATTAGTTGAATCCAAAGATTTTACACTAATGAGTGATCGTTGTGTGTTGTGCTCAGTGTTGGGGTTGATGCTTGGAATAGAATACGATATTATTATGAAATTAGTACACCACAAATATCAAAGAGAAAGATCGAATAAATCTTCAATGATTTGGATAATGAGATACAAATTAATATTCCAACATGACTATGGGTCAATATGCGTACATATGTTGGGCCTAATCAGAGAatcataatatattataaaggCGAATGACTTTAACCATGGAGAAACTGCATACATAATACAAAATACATTTAatgtatgatttaaaattttgtaatattcCATTCTCTTATATTATAGTATTtaataatgtaataaataGGCAGTTACGTATGAATATGAAAACCAGGTGTGTGATTTTATAATACCTTGAACTTCTCTACCAGGCTGGAATGCCAAATCTATCAATTCGTTTTTCCTGTGCATCCAGTTCAAtccttacttttttcctcatgTAAAAAATTGGGCAATCTCGACTGGAACAATCATAAAGCAAAAATTATGCATGAAAACACGGTGCACAATGAAAAGTATGCTCACCTTGTACATAACACTTCTTGGTGTATGCTTCCCTGGCATCTTTGGCACTCTGTCcataatttacaaaatttcgcctccaattttcttccttccaaCATTTCTCTTTGGAAAAGTTTAGATTCATGAACTTCGCAGTGTTCGCAAAGAGCCAAGAGCTCTCTGTCGGGTTTCAAAACTGCCTTGCATCCTATACaagtttccttctttttcgtgAAGGCAGCCAGGGCACCGACACGAGAAGTTGCTATGATTTTAGTGCGTGTATGTTCTCCCCTGAGGAGAAGAGATTCTGCTTTGTCTCCAAGGAttggttcgaaaattctcaacaaTGGTTTTGATAATTGATTTTCCAGATAATAATTGGAATCAATCGGAATACTATTCTCAAGGACGTAAATTGGATCCTCTGCTTTTTGGTAAGCCGGAGTTCCTTTTGTAGAGGATATGAACACATAAGGTACTCGGTCGCCGAGTTTTGGAGCTGTCCCGGCAtcccttttcttcatttttgccGCCAACTCTACGTGAGCTTGTTTAGCCTTATAATCAGTCTTGGTTAGTTCCTTGGTTACAACGAGTTGTGAGATGTCGATGCGGTTGCAGAGAAGATCACTTATTATCTGTTTTGCGTAGTTTGTCGCTCCCTGAGGGTCtctataaaaaattaatcattgatCATCCACAGATTGTGAAAATAGAGCAAAGAACAAATTAGAGGTTGGTAGGGTTTAGCTTAGCTCGGCTTACCTTTCAATAAGCAACTTTTGTAGGCAGGTATTCATCATATTTGCAACAAGGGGACAGTTGTCTCTTCTCACAGTTTCCAGTCCTTTGCAGTCCATTTTATCATATTCGTTTGGGTTTGTAAACAATAGGCCTGCATATCGTTTTTTGTTAATCAGAAGATATGGGAAGTagactttttcaaattctagTTTAATGGGTTTGATAAACTTGGCCGAAACAAAATCTGCAGCATCCTTTCCAAGTTCCATGGCTTCTTTTATAGTTTTTACGCCAAATTTTACCATGACAGAATCTGTATCACCATATATTACAACCGCATCGTGTTTATACCCATTTTCAATTCGGTAACGTTGCTCCACTTCTTGTTTAGTGCGCTCTATCATTGTACGACCGTAAGCAGTGGTGCTCTGTAAAGATATTGATTTATAGTTActttgtgaataaaaaatatgggtGTTCTTTCTTTAACACAAAACTCACGCTAGATATTTCCAGGCAAGGCAATTTTCCTACTTGAGCACCTGTAAATCCATAGACGGAGTTAGCGGAGATTTTTAACGCTAATTGTCGCCCGTctaacactttttttttgaacggaTCAGTTTCATTCTTCAGCTCAGTTTTGGCAACTTTTCTAGCTGTCAGCAAATTCTCCAGGATTTCTGGAAGAAGCCCCTTCCTCACGGTTGACTTGACAAACAAGGCATTGGTTGGTGTCCGTGTAAATTCTTCTTCAGGGagttttaatttatattgaGTCGACTGAGGTAAGAGCGTCGTGTAACAGAGATTATGAGCCATTATGATACTTGGGTATAGAGAGCTGTAATCCAATGTCGCAATTGGATCGCTATAGTATCCGCGTTTAGGCTCTATTACTGTAGCTCCTTCATACTGTTCATCACTGTTTTGACTTTGGTATACTGGCATTACGTAGCCTTTCTCAAGTGCCTTTAAGTAAAGCATAGAGATGAAGCATTGATACAAAATATCATGCAaacatacaaatatacaaatacTCATACGAATGGTATTCACCTTCCGTAATAGTTGTGAGACTACTTTAACTCCTTGTCCTCTGGTCAGTAAACAGCTAAGTGAAACACCGGTAACTCTGGCCATTTCCATGTAGTTAATCATGCACATGAGTTTGTCTAGTAGCCTTAGAGGTAGGTAAGCATCTTTTAGACAATAAACTGCAAGTCTTCTGCGGGTTTGAGCATTGCCGTTTTGTAAATCGCTAATAATACTGTAGTGAAcatcttctttttgttcttgcAGAAAATGGTAACTGACTGCATTTAATGTATATGAACGTAATTTGTAATCCCTTACAAGTACCTAAAGGAATATTCACAAAAGTTTTATCATTGCtatgaaaatttatgtgaCATGAATCAGGCTCACAAAGAAAAGACTTACCAGCAATAAATCGAATGGTACTCTGCCGTCAAAATTTTCGTGTTTATTTTCTCGTCTACCCATTTGCTTACTCTGTAACACCTGATCTTTGATCACAGATTTTATGTCTTTTATCCTCCCAAGATAGCTAAAGTTTTTTAGTTTCAGGTGTTGTGCTCGATTTAACAAATACGGAAAATCGAAGTTGTTTATGTTATAGCCAGTAAAAACATCAGGGTCACACTGCCTAACAAAGTCTGCCCATTCCTTGAAAAACAGAACGTTATTAGGCGGGGTA
The sequence above is a segment of the Athalia rosae chromosome 5, iyAthRosa1.1, whole genome shotgun sequence genome. Coding sequences within it:
- the LOC105692881 gene encoding ADP-ribosylation factor-like protein 1 translates to MGGLLSYFRNLLGSREMRILILGLDGAGKTTILYRLQVGEVVTTIPTIGFNVEQVTYKNLKFQVWDLGGQTSIRPYWRCYYSNTDAIIYVVDSADRDRIGISKDELIYMLGEDELQGAILVVLANKQDMAGCLSVAEVHQALGLDALKNRTFQIFKTSATKGEGLDMAMDWLSNALQSRK
- the LOC105692880 gene encoding DNA polymerase delta catalytic subunit isoform X1 codes for the protein MSKKPFLGPPAKKHKFRVDNEDDEYPGTFEAELATMEDFENGSQGFSQPSEEPEEAHVQTKGPDQENTRAQWGRPAPPLLDPNKDSLTFQQLEIDHYTGQPLAGMPGSQVGPVPIMRMYGVTMEGNSVCCHVHGFCPYFFVTAPEKFVDSHCKPFREALNKAVIADMRWNHENIRDAVLVVEMVEKRSIYGYAGENLIPLLKITVALQKFIAASKRLLEKETIFPTFQDHVYQAFESNIEFDIRFMVDTSVVGCSWIQLSPGKWKLRGKLGHQLPLTSRCQLEVDVAWDAFIAHPPEGEWAKVAPFRILSFDIECAGRKGIFPEANHDPVIQIANMVIRNGDKEPFLRNIFTLNTCSSIVGSQVLCFSKEDIMLEEWADFVRQCDPDVFTGYNINNFDFPYLLNRAQHLKLKNFSYLGRIKDIKSVIKDQVLQSKQMGRRENKHENFDGRVPFDLLLVLVRDYKLRSYTLNAVSYHFLQEQKEDVHYSIISDLQNGNAQTRRRLAVYCLKDAYLPLRLLDKLMCMINYMEMARVTGVSLSCLLTRGQGVKVVSQLLRKALEKGYVMPVYQSQNSDEQYEGATVIEPKRGYYSDPIATLDYSSLYPSIIMAHNLCYTTLLPQSTQYKLKLPEEEFTRTPTNALFVKSTVRKGLLPEILENLLTARKVAKTELKNETDPFKKKVLDGRQLALKISANSVYGFTGAQVGKLPCLEISSSTTAYGRTMIERTKQEVEQRYRIENGYKHDAVVIYGDTDSVMVKFGVKTIKEAMELGKDAADFVSAKFIKPIKLEFEKVYFPYLLINKKRYAGLLFTNPNEYDKMDCKGLETVRRDNCPLVANMMNTCLQKLLIERDPQGATNYAKQIISDLLCNRIDISQLVVTKELTKTDYKAKQAHVELAAKMKKRDAGTAPKLGDRVPYVFISSTKGTPAYQKAEDPIYVLENSIPIDSNYYLENQLSKPLLRIFEPILGDKAESLLLRGEHTRTKIIATSRVGALAAFTKKKETCIGCKAVLKPDRELLALCEHCEVHESKLFQREMLEGRKLEAKFCKLWTECQRCQGSIHQEVLCTSRDCPIFYMRKKVRIELDAQEKRIDRFGIPAW
- the LOC105692880 gene encoding DNA polymerase delta catalytic subunit isoform X2, translated to MSKKPFLGPPAKKHKFRVDNEDDEYPGTFEAELATMEDFENGSQGFSQPSEEGPDQENTRAQWGRPAPPLLDPNKDSLTFQQLEIDHYTGQPLAGMPGSQVGPVPIMRMYGVTMEGNSVCCHVHGFCPYFFVTAPEKFVDSHCKPFREALNKAVIADMRWNHENIRDAVLVVEMVEKRSIYGYAGENLIPLLKITVALQKFIAASKRLLEKETIFPTFQDHVYQAFESNIEFDIRFMVDTSVVGCSWIQLSPGKWKLRGKLGHQLPLTSRCQLEVDVAWDAFIAHPPEGEWAKVAPFRILSFDIECAGRKGIFPEANHDPVIQIANMVIRNGDKEPFLRNIFTLNTCSSIVGSQVLCFSKEDIMLEEWADFVRQCDPDVFTGYNINNFDFPYLLNRAQHLKLKNFSYLGRIKDIKSVIKDQVLQSKQMGRRENKHENFDGRVPFDLLLVLVRDYKLRSYTLNAVSYHFLQEQKEDVHYSIISDLQNGNAQTRRRLAVYCLKDAYLPLRLLDKLMCMINYMEMARVTGVSLSCLLTRGQGVKVVSQLLRKALEKGYVMPVYQSQNSDEQYEGATVIEPKRGYYSDPIATLDYSSLYPSIIMAHNLCYTTLLPQSTQYKLKLPEEEFTRTPTNALFVKSTVRKGLLPEILENLLTARKVAKTELKNETDPFKKKVLDGRQLALKISANSVYGFTGAQVGKLPCLEISSSTTAYGRTMIERTKQEVEQRYRIENGYKHDAVVIYGDTDSVMVKFGVKTIKEAMELGKDAADFVSAKFIKPIKLEFEKVYFPYLLINKKRYAGLLFTNPNEYDKMDCKGLETVRRDNCPLVANMMNTCLQKLLIERDPQGATNYAKQIISDLLCNRIDISQLVVTKELTKTDYKAKQAHVELAAKMKKRDAGTAPKLGDRVPYVFISSTKGTPAYQKAEDPIYVLENSIPIDSNYYLENQLSKPLLRIFEPILGDKAESLLLRGEHTRTKIIATSRVGALAAFTKKKETCIGCKAVLKPDRELLALCEHCEVHESKLFQREMLEGRKLEAKFCKLWTECQRCQGSIHQEVLCTSRDCPIFYMRKKVRIELDAQEKRIDRFGIPAW